GACGGAACGGGGGCGCGTCGACGACGCGCCCCCGTTCGCGTTCGTGCGCGTCGCGCGGTTACGGCGCCGGCGCGTGGATCAGCCGGAAGACCGTCTCCAGCACCGGATCCTCGCCCGCGAAGTGCGCCGCCGCGGTGAGCTGCACGGGCACGTCGGGCACCAGCTCGCGCCGCGCGTCGTAGACGTCCGCGCTCAGGTTCCAGCGCACCGACGTCAGCTCGGCCGCGAGCCGGCTGTACGGCAGCGTCGCCGCGTTCGGGTCGCCCGTGAAGCTGCAGCACGCGCTCGTCGGCTCGCCGACGAACGTCGGGCGCGCGAGCCGCTCCAGGTCCGTCACCAGGTTCGCGGTGGCCGAGAAGACGCGCCGGCCGATGAGCACGAAGACGCGCGCGTCGGGCTGCGTGCTGAACGCGACGACCGTGCGCAGGAGCTCGGGATAGTTGCCCGTCGCGCCGCCGTTGTTGTGCCGCAGGTCGAGGATCAGGTTCCGCGGCCGGCGCTCGGCGAGCACGCGCCGGATGCGCGTCCCGAACTGCGCCACCGTCTCGTCCGGATCGGGGCGCACGAGGTTCATCTGCACGTAGAGCGCGTCGTGCTCCGGCATCGCCTGCTCCCGGTGCGACTGGTCCATCTCGCGGAGGTAGAGTGGCGTCGGCACGCCCGGCGGCGGCGCGAGGCGGTCCTGTCACCCCGGCATCGCGGCTCCGCGCGTGGGCACGCGCACGGTGCGGATCGCGCCGCCGCCGCGCGGCTGCAGGGTGAGCGTCGTCGAGTCGCCGCCGTCGATGGCGTGCACGCCGCGCAGGTGCGGCGTGGACGCGAGGTCCGACGCGCCCCAGAGGTGCTGCATGTCGCCCGACACGCTGCGGTGCGCCGCGAGCCGCTTCAGGATCTCGTCGACGGGCGTGCCGCCGATCGCGAGCAGCCTCGCGCCGACGAGCGCGCGTTGATCGGGCGCCGCGTCGATGACGTGAATGCCGTCGGCGAAGGCGTACGGACGGATCGGCAGGCGCCCCGACGAGGCGGTGGGAAACACGCCCAGGTGACCCTGGCCGAGCACCGCGAGGACGTGGTTCATGCGCACGAAGATCTCGTCGTCGGTGAGACGCGGGATCTCCGCGCGCAGCCGCTCGACGCGCCGCGTGAACTCGGCGGGGAAGGGCGCATCGTGGTAGTCGGGGTTCACGCGCTTCACTTCCGCGACGAGGAAGTCGAGATCGGATCGCCAGGCGTCGTCGCGCGAGGGCGCGGGCCCGACGGGCCTGCCGGTGAGGCGGAGGAACTGCGTGTCCGCCTGCAGCGCGGCGAGCCCCGGCCAGCCGAAGACCGCGGAGCGCACGTAGAAGTTGCGGCGCTCCTCGACCTCGCGGCGCAGCTCCTCCAGAGCGCCCGCGCGGTCGCCGGCCGCGAGCCGCTGCACGGCGGTCATCACGCCGGGGTAGAAGTACGGCGAGCGCCATCCCACGAGCGCGCCGACGCGTTGATAGGCCGCCGCCGATTCCTCGTGGCGGCCGAGCGCGGCCTTCACGCGCGCGAGGAGATGCCAGTTGCGGACGTCGCGCGGATAGGCGCGGGCGAGCGAATCGGCGATCGGCTCCGCCTCCGCGTGGCGTCCCGCCGCGAACGCCGCCTCGGCGCGCCGTCGCGCGGCGTGGTAGGCGATCGCGTCGTCGGGCACGCGCGGCCCGTCGAGCAGCGCCAGAGTCGACACGGCGGCGTCGGTGTCCTGCGCGCCGCCGATCGCGGGCGCCAGCGCGACGAGTGTGACGAGCGCGGCGACGGCCCACGGGGCGGGCCGCGCGAGGCGAAGGCGAGTGGACATGGGGCGGGGCGAGGGTGTTTCTACAAAGTAGAAGTCCCGCGCGCCACGCGGACGACCACGGCTGCAAGGGGATTGTCAACGCGACGCGGGGGCGCCGCGGCCGAACGGCCGCGGCGCCCCCGCGAGGCGCGCCCTCGGGCGCGCTCGGGCGCGCTCGGGCGCTCTCGGGCGCTCAGTCCTTCTTCACCTTCGCGCCGCCACCGGCCGCCGCCGGCGTCATGCCGAAGCCCGTCACGATCGCCTCGGTGTTGTGGCCCATGCGGATGCCGTACACGCCGTCGGTCGACTTGAGCTTCCCGGCGCCCACGAGGTCCGCCTTCGCGTACGTGCCGACGACGGTGCCGTTCACCGCGCACGTGACCTGGTCGCCCTTCACCGTGATCGCGATCTCCTGCGTCACCGGGTCGCCCTTCGCGGCCGCCTTGTGGATGGCGGCGTTGGCCTCGCCGCGCGGGCCGTTCAGGCGGAACGGCTCCGGCCCGAAGCCGCGC
This region of Roseisolibacter agri genomic DNA includes:
- a CDS encoding BTAD domain-containing putative transcriptional regulator, whose translation is MSTRLRLARPAPWAVAALVTLVALAPAIGGAQDTDAAVSTLALLDGPRVPDDAIAYHAARRRAEAAFAAGRHAEAEPIADSLARAYPRDVRNWHLLARVKAALGRHEESAAAYQRVGALVGWRSPYFYPGVMTAVQRLAAGDRAGALEELRREVEERRNFYVRSAVFGWPGLAALQADTQFLRLTGRPVGPAPSRDDAWRSDLDFLVAEVKRVNPDYHDAPFPAEFTRRVERLRAEIPRLTDDEIFVRMNHVLAVLGQGHLGVFPTASSGRLPIRPYAFADGIHVIDAAPDQRALVGARLLAIGGTPVDEILKRLAAHRSVSGDMQHLWGASDLASTPHLRGVHAIDGGDSTTLTLQPRGGGAIRTVRVPTRGAAMPG